Within Candidatus Zixiibacteriota bacterium, the genomic segment TCATCAACGAATCTCCCTTTGTCTGAGACGATATGACCTAAAGAAGAAGATTATATTATTATAATTATGTTATTATATTATAATAAGATATGAAATCTTAAGATAAATGTCAATACATGGGACGGATCAGGCATGTCGGCCTAAATAGGCAGCAGCTACTCGACATCAATTAGTCCGGCGTCCCGCATTCCGTCTTTTGATCATATCCATCAATTCCCACCCCTGAGTGTCATCGGGTTTAAGTCGCAGACCGTTCTGAATGTAAACAAAAGCGGAATCATAATTCCCCATCGACAGATATGACTGACCGACACTGAAATGCGCTGCCGCCGAACCGGGTTCGAGAGCAATGACTCCTTTAAAAGCCTTTATCGCCGCCTCTGCAGAATCAACCTCATAATAAGCCTGCCCCAAGAGAAAGAGATTTCTGGGATTTCTTGGTTCCAATTCCGAGGCCTTCCTATAATAGGGAACAGCCGCGCGGCTATTTCCCATCTGGCTTAAAGCCGTCGCAGCGAAAAACGGCAGAATCGGGCTGCTGCTGTCAACTTTCATTCCCTCGAGGGCGGAATTAAGAGCGTCATTAGGCTGACCCATATCCAACTCTATTTGCGCAATTCCGCCATAGACCCGTGCATTCTTGGCCAGTCCGGTAATTCCTTTCAAAAGCTGCAGGGCTTTTTCATCATCATGAGCGCGATTATGATAATAGTAGGCGAGGAGCTCGGTGCCATATCCTCGGCTTCGGTCGCTTAGACTCAGGAGGTTTTCGGCCCGCAGCAATTGCCGCTTCTCCGAAGCGTTGGTCAAGATCCAGATCGACAGAAACAGAAGTGGTAAGAAGCCGACTATCAGTCTCGCTTGAGGACCAAGTCTGTGCAAGGGCATCTTTGCCAGATAAACCAGAATCACCACTGCTCCCACGACCGCCGCCGGCAAGGCAAAGAGATCCCAGTCACGCGCGTACCCCAGTTTGGGGTCGACCACCAAAAGGAATAGAACCGCCGAGGCCAGCAATACCATCAGGAAATTTCTGTACTTCCGTTCTAAATGATATCGCGGCCGGACAAAAAGAAGTTGAATCAACAGAATCAATGAAAATGGGGCCACCAGAAGTATCTGGTTGAGAAAGTCAAAAAGATGCTCCGGGGAGAAAATTGAATATTGCGACAAAGAAAAAAGAGGCAGGAAATTATCACGGAAACCGGTGATATATCTCCCATATTCAATCTTGGTCCAGATCTCGAGAGGGGCCAGTAATGCCGATATTGCCACCAGCGCTATGACCGGGAAATATCGTACCAGTCTGGAGAGAGGCTTATCGGATTTGTATACCGCATAGGCCATAAACAAGTACGCCGGTAGAAAAAAAATTGCGGTCAGATGCGCCGAGAGGCCCAGAATATAGAGAAGCGAGGTTGCTATGACACCCTTGCCTGTCATTAATAATCGGGCCGCAAAAAGTGAATGGAGCAGGATGGCCGGATAGAACAAAGTATATGATTCCACATACCCGAAAAAGAGCTGCAAACCTCCCAAACTGATAAAGAGCCATTTCAAGAGCGGCCCGTGTTCATCACTGCAGAGTCCCGATGTGTCAAAAAGGAAAATGGTCAAAACAAAGGCGATACCGCAGGCGACACTATAAATCACATAAGTGGTTTCACCCGAAAAAACTCTGAAGATATTCAGTCCCCGGTACAAGATAGCATGAAGCAGGAAATCCAGCGGTTCGGAATAATAGAAATAGTATTGTCGCTCAATTTTGTAAA encodes:
- a CDS encoding tetratricopeptide repeat protein; translation: MVEAADIFRYLVMMMNDDKVRTSDLPLILPSLVLAGLFIVTGLLPIDRFWGFNHLRYFPAYVAGIFAFLILMSLIPGVSRAIYKAFRALAKNFLALPRFLQIFIVAAVSLAAFYLFRVHVHALGDGYDRIYKIERQYYFYYSEPLDFLLHAILYRGLNIFRVFSGETTYVIYSVACGIAFVLTIFLFDTSGLCSDEHGPLLKWLFISLGGLQLFFGYVESYTLFYPAILLHSLFAARLLMTGKGVIATSLLYILGLSAHLTAIFFLPAYLFMAYAVYKSDKPLSRLVRYFPVIALVAISALLAPLEIWTKIEYGRYITGFRDNFLPLFSLSQYSIFSPEHLFDFLNQILLVAPFSLILLIQLLFVRPRYHLERKYRNFLMVLLASAVLFLLVVDPKLGYARDWDLFALPAAVVGAVVILVYLAKMPLHRLGPQARLIVGFLPLLFLSIWILTNASEKRQLLRAENLLSLSDRSRGYGTELLAYYYHNRAHDDEKALQLLKGITGLAKNARVYGGIAQIELDMGQPNDALNSALEGMKVDSSSPILPFFAATALSQMGNSRAAVPYYRKASELEPRNPRNLFLLGQAYYEVDSAEAAIKAFKGVIALEPGSAAAHFSVGQSYLSMGNYDSAFVYIQNGLRLKPDDTQGWELMDMIKRRNAGRRTN